The Rhododendron vialii isolate Sample 1 chromosome 5a, ASM3025357v1 genome contains a region encoding:
- the LOC131327038 gene encoding uncharacterized protein LOC131327038, producing MAEEAGMFVVHQTIGSVLCCKCGIPIAPNAANMCVKCLRSEVDITEGLQKNVIIIHCPECDTYLQPPRTWIRAQLESKELLTFCVKRLKNLNKVRLVHAEFIWTEPHSKRIKVKLKVQKEVLNGAILEQTYTVEYVVQDQMCESCTRVQANPDQWVAAVQLRQHVSHRRTFFYLEQLILRHDAAVRAIRIKQMDQGIDFFFGNRSHAVKFVEFLGKVAPIKSRNDKQLVSHDTKSNNYNYKFTFSVEICPVCREDLICLPPKAAISLGNLGPLVICTKVTNNIALLDPFTLRHCFLDADQYWRTSFKSLLSSRQLVEYIVLDVEVVAAEVNVGGSKYALADAQVARVSDFGKNDTIFNVRTHLGHLLNPGDYALGFDLYGANSNDIELDKYKGMVVPDVILMKKSYEEKRQRKRGKPRAWKLKSLGMEVDDTTAKGRNEEEKRDSEYEQFLRDLEENPEMRFNISLYRNEEYQPSEMASVTDGEDLPSVPLDELLADLDLSDEEDGESSMRE from the coding sequence ATGGCCGAGGAAGCAGGTATGTTCGTGGTTCATCAAACCATCGGTAGTGTTCTATGTTGCAAATGTGGTATTCCGATAGCACCAAATGCTGCCAATATGTGCGTGAAGTGCTTGCGTTCTGAAGTTGACATCACAGAAGGTTTACAGAAAAATGTCATTATAATCCATTGCCCAGAGTGTGACACCTACTTGCAGCCGCCAAGAACTTGGATTAGAGCCCAACTAGAATCGAAGGAGCTCTTGACGTTCTGCGTGAAGAGATTGAAGAACTTGAACAAAGTAAGGCTAGTACATGCCGAATTCATTTGGACTGAACCTCACTCTAAGAGGATTAAAGTCAAGCTTAAAGTTCAGAAAGAGGTCCTCAATGGAGCAATACTTGAACAGACTTATACGGTTGAGTACGTTGTTCAGGACCAAATGTGTGAATCTTGTACTAGGGTCCAAGCTAACCCTGACCAGTGGGTGGCTGCTGTACAACTGCGGCAACATGTTTCTCACAGGCGGACTTTCTTCTATTTGGAGCAGCTTATTCTTAGGCACGATGCTGCAGTCAGAGCCATAAGAATCAAGCAAATGGATCAGggaatagatttctttttcggGAATCGTAGTCATGCTGTCAAGTTTGTGGAGTTTCTGGGAAAAGTTGCTCCAATTAAGAGTCGTAACGACAAACAACTTGTTTCTCATGATACCAAGAGCAATAACTACAATTACAAGTTCACTTTCTCCGTTGAAATCTGTCCAGTATGCCGTGAGGATCTGATCTGCCTCCCGCCGAAAGCTGCTATTAGTTTGGGAAATCTTGGCCCACTTGTCATTTGCACAAAAGTGACCAACAACATTGCTTTGCTGGACCCCTTTACCCTTAGGCACTGTTTCTTGGATGCCGATCAGTATTGGCGGACATCTTTTAAGTCTCTGCTTTCTAGTAGGCAGCTTGTGGAATATATTGTATTGGATGTGGAGGTTGTTGCTGCTGAAGTTAATGTCGGTGGGTCGAAGTATGCTTTAGCTGATGCTCAAGTTGCTCGTGTAtcagattttggaaaaaatgaCACGATTTTCAATGTGAGGACACATTTGGGCCATCTTTTAAACCCTGGGGATTATGCTCTTGGATTTGACTTGTATGGAGCTAACAGTAATGATATTGAACTCGACAAGTACAAGGGTATGGTCGTCCCTGATGTGATTTTGATGAAAAAGAGCTATGAAGAGAAGCGACAGAGGAAACGTGGGAAGCCTCGTGCATGGAAGCTTAAGTCTCTTGGCATGGAAGTTGATGATACTACAGCCAAAGGAAGAAATGAGGAGGAAAAGAGGGATTCAGAGTACGAACAGTTCTTGAGAGACTTGGAAGAGAATCCTGAAATGAGGTTTAATATATCGCTATATCGTAATGAGGAATACCAGCCATCGGAAATGGCCTCTGTGACTGATGGGGAGGATCTGCCTTCTGTGCCTTTGGATGAGTTGCTTGCTGATCTTGATTTAAGTGATGAGGAAGATGGCGAAAGTAGCATGAGAGAGTGA